A region from the Benincasa hispida cultivar B227 chromosome 8, ASM972705v1, whole genome shotgun sequence genome encodes:
- the LOC120083516 gene encoding cation/H(+) antiporter 24, which yields MVRVFPVGGNFAQYVWRNFPGGEIGMMHKKFQVVGGVGGATAGGARAGAVVACRVSHPRTPGVFYGSNPLEDSFSALLLDIVFVILLIHLLHIFLRPLQQPKIVSQILGGFIIGPSVLGHNKNFKQYLFPEDVSFLLSNIGLIGFMYFLFISGVKTDLSLIKKAGKKEYAIASFSVVVPLILNITFALLIRKSMDKELAKFSSIGAVTSSLAITAFPVVHPILHELNLLSSEVGRMSMSISIISDAVGINALVAFEAALQGEVNSKNSIWYLISLFVLLGFIVFGVRRVMNWIVKKTPEGQAVEQGYVVAILLGVLVMGFLTDFFGIAILNGPLWLGMAIPDGPPLGSTLVERSETIISELLMPFSFAFVGLYTDVFEMVKAGWPTLAPLFFLALAGHFFKFGATLVPSLYCQMPLRDGLAVSFIMCLRGQVEIILLLHWIDKKIIKIPEFTMMVLMTAMITAMVSPLISLLYDPTKPYMVNKRRTIQHLPPGTKMRIVMCIEDQENVAALVNLLDMSNPTMASPFSIYALHLIELVGRAAPVFIDHKKCKAPSKYTASDSIHNALKLYEEARSELVKLHTYTAVAPKRSMNQDICELGLIKKANFIILPSSRGNGLAGESARGLQSVNINVLEHAPCSVGILVDKCNLHSPMVGQSFWNSAQHFAVLFLGGADAREALAYADRIVGNVDVCVSVVRFLSQNSRGDNEFEKKLDDGMVTWFWVKNETNERVIYREVVVRNGAETIAAIQSMNDDCYELVIVGRKQGINPVLLEGLSNWSNENELGIIGDFVASEDFTAAASVLVVQQQVLRDQGQFSSGLCGKIRFDIQ from the exons atgGTAAGGGTATTTCCGGTGGGTGGTAATTTTGCGCAATATGTATGGCGCAACTTCCCCGGCGGTGAAATTGGGATGATGCATAAAAAGTTTCAGGTGGTGGGGGGCGTCGGGGGGGCGACGGCGGGCGGAGCCAGAGCTGGAGCGGTGGTGGCTTGTCGGGTGTCGCACCCAAGAACTCCGGGAGTATTCTATGGATCAAATCCTCTTGAAGATTCATTCTCGGCTTTGCTTTTGGATATTGTGTTCGTAATTTTATTAATTCATCTTCTCCATATATTCCTCAGGCCTCTCCAGCAGCCTAAAATCGTCTCCCAGATTCTC GGAGGTTTTATCATTGGACCATCCGTTCTAGGCCACAACAAGAATTTCAAACAATATTTATTTCCAGAAGATGTGAGTTTCTTGCTAAGCAACATCGGTTTAATCGGTTTCATGTATTTCTTATTCATCTCCGGAGTAAAAACAGATCTCAGTCTCATTAAAAAAGCAGGAAAAAAAGAATACGCCATCGCCTCCTTCAGCGTAGTAGTTCCATTAATATTAAACATCACATTTGCATTACTCATAAGAAAATCCATGGACAAAGAGCTTGCCAAATTCTCTTCCATTGGTGCAGTCACTTCCTCTCTAGCCATCACCGCCTTCCCCGTCGTCCACCCGATTCTCCACGAGCTCAATCTTCTAAGCTCCGAAGTTGGCCGGATGTCCATGTCCATCTCGATAATCAGCGACGCAGTCGGGATCAACGCGCTCGTCGCATTCGAGGCAGCGTTACAAGGAGAAGTGAACTCCAAGAACTCAATATGGTACCTAATTTCACTATTTGTTTTGTTGGGTTTCATTGTGTTTGGTGTAAGAAGAGTAATGAATTGGATTGTGAAGAAGACACCGGAAGGGCAGGCTGTGGAGCAAGGATATGTGGTGGCTATTTTGCTTGGGGTATTGGTAATGGGCTTTTTAACAGATTTCTTCGGGATTGCTATTCTTAATGGGCCGCTTTGGTTGGGTATGGCTATTCCAGATGGGCCTCCATTGGGCTCTACTTTGGTGGAGAGGAGTGAGACTATAATTTCTGAGCTTTTGATGCCATTTTCCTTTGCTTTTGTGGGGCTTTACACTGATGTTTTCGAAATGGTTAAGGCTGGTTGGCCTACTTTGGCGCCATTGTTCTTCCTGGCTTTGGCGGGTCATTTCTTTAAATTTGGCGCTACTCTCGTTCCGTCTCTTTACTGTCAAATGCCGCTTAGGGATGGGCTTGCCGTTAGCTTCATCATGTGCTTGAGAGGCCAAGTTGAAATCATTCTCCTCCTCCATTGGATTGACAAAAAG ATAATAAAGATCCCAGAGTTCACAATGATGGTACTAATGACTGCAATGATAACTGCAATGGTATCCCCACTAATAAGCTTATTGTACGACCCGACAAAGCCATACATGGTGAACAAAAGGAGAACAATCCAGCACTTGCCGCCAGGGACAAAGATGCGGATAGTTATGTGCATAGAAGACCAAGAAAACGTAGCAGCATTGGTGAATTTGCTAGACATGTCCAACCCAACGATGGCTAGCCCATTCTCCATCTATGCCCTCCATCTCATTGAGCTGGTCGGTCGTGCCGCCCCCGTCTTCATCGACCACAAAAAATGCAAAGCCCCATCCAAATACACTGCCTCCGACTCCATCCACAATGCTCTCAAGCTCTACGAGGAAGCTCGCTCCGAGCTCGTCAAGTTACACACCTACACCGCCGTTGCACCTAAGCGTTCCATGAATCAAGACATTTGTGAGCTTGGTTTGATCAAGAAGGCCAATTTCATCATCCTCCCTTCTAGCAG AGGAAACGGGCTAGCGGGGGAATCAGCAAGGGGATTGCAAAGTGTGAACATAAATGTATTAGAACATGCGCCATGTTCAGTTGGGATTCTAGTGGACAAATGCAATCTTCACAGCCCGATGGTAGGGCAATCCTTTTGGAACTCAGCTCAACACTTCGCTGTTCTATTTCTTGGAGGAGCAGATGCAAGAGAAGCACTTGCTTATGCAGACAGAATCGTTGGGAATGTAGACGTTTGTGTATCAGTAGTGAGATTTCTTTCACAAAACTCAAGAGGTGACAATGAGTTTGAGAAGAAGCTAGATGATGGAATGGTGACTTGGTTTTGGGTAAAGAATGAAACAAATGAGAGAGTGATTTACAGAGAAGTGGTTGTGAGAAATGGAGCAGAGACAATAGCAGCAATACAGTCAATGAATGATGATTGTTATGAGTTAGTGATTGTTGGAAGAAAACAAGGGATAAATCCAGTGCTTCTTGAAGGATTGTCAAATTGGAGTAATGAAAATGAGTTGGGGATTATTGGTGATTTTGTTGCTTCTGAGGATTTTACTGCAGCTGCTTCTGTGTTGGTTGTGCAACAACAAGTTTTAAGAGACCAAGGTCAGTTTTCTTCTGGGCTTTGTGGGAAAATTAGGTTTGATATTCAGTAG
- the LOC120083741 gene encoding laccase-13-like, with product MEELFNMKSFCSFFLVSLLGFFPLLSTFAVAETHYHEFIVQPKAVKRLCKVHNVITVNGQFPGPTLAVRDGDSLVIKVVNAARYNVSLHWHGIRQLRNPWADGPEFVTQCSIKPGGSYTYRFTIEDQEGTLWWHAHSRWLRATVYGALIIYPKLGSPYPFIMPEREVPLLLGEWFDRDPISVLRQALFTGAAPNVSDAYTINGQPGDFYICSKKVETVRLAVDSGETILLRIINSALNQELFFSIANHQMTVVAVDAAYTKPFATNVIMIGPGQTTDVLITANQPPAHYYMAATAYNTAINAAFDNTTTTAILQYNNCPQQQKKQQSQPILAQLPNFNDTPTATRFTDQLRSPNQVNVPTQIDENLFFTVGLGLNNCTNPNSPRCQGPNGTRFTASINNVSFVFPKSNSIMQAYYQGVPGVFTADFPPVPPLQFDYTGNVSRGLWQPSRGTKAYRLRYGSSVQIVLQDTNIVTTENHPMHLHGYHFYVVGSGFGNFNPATDPSRFNLVDPPVRNTIGTPTGGWVAIRFIADNPGAWLMHCHIDSHLAWGLAMVFLVENGQGEMQSVLPPPLDLPPC from the exons ATGGAGGAGTTGTTTAACATGAAGtctttttgttctttctttttggTTTCCCTTTTGGGCTTCTTCCCTTTACTCTCTACTTTTGCTGTTGCTGAAACTCACTACCATGAGTTCATT GTGCAACCGAAGGCAGTGAAGAGGCTGTGCAAAGTCCACAACGTCATAACGGTAAACGGGCAGTTCCCTGGCCCCACTCTAGCGGTCAGAGATGGCGATTCCCTTGTTATCAAAGTTGTGAATGCTGCCCGCTACAATGTTTCTCTCCATTG GCATGGGATAAGGCAGCTGAGGAATCCATGGGCAGATGGACCAGAGTTTGTGACCCAATGCTCCATAAAGCCAGGGGGTAGCTACACCTACCGATTCACCATTGAGGATCAAGAAGGAACTCTATGGTGGCATGCTCATAGCAGATGGCTTCGAGCCACCGTGTATGGGGCTCTCATTATATATCCTAAGTTGGGTTCTCCATATCCTTTCATAATGCCCGAGAGAGAAgttcctcttcttcttg GGGAATGGTTTGATAGAGATCCGATTAGTGTGTTGAGGCAAGCACTTTTCACTGGAGCGGCTCCTAATGTCTCTGATGCCTACACCATTAATGGCCAGCCCGGCGATTTCTATATCTGCTCCAAAAAAGTTG AGACGGTGAGGTTGGCCGTGGATTCTGGTGAGACGATTCTTTTAAGAATCATAAATTCAGCACTGAATCAAGAACTATTCTTCTCCATCGCCAACCACCAGATGACGGTGGTGGCAGTCGACGCAGCTTACACCAAACCATTCGCAACAAACGTCATTATGATCGGACCTGGACAAACCACCGACGTCCTCATAACAGCCAACCAACCACCAGCCCACTACTACATGGCTGCCACTGCCTACAACACCGCCATCAACGCCGCCTTTGACAACACCACCACCACGGCTATCCTCCAATACAACAATTGCccacaacaacaaaaaaaacaacaatcaCAACCCATTCTAGCCCAACTCCCAAATTTCAACGACACCCCGACCGCCACCCGATTCACCGACCAACTCCGAAGCCCGAATCAAGTCAACGTCCCAACCCAAATCGACGAAAACTTATTCTTCACTGTCGGATTAGGCCTCAACAACTGTACCAATCCAAACAGCCCTCGCTGCCAAGGCCCCAACGGCACTCGGTTCACTGCCAGCATTAACAACGTTTCCTTTGTTTTCCCAAAGTCCAATTCCATAATGCAAGCCTATTACCAAGGTGTTCCAGGCGTTTTCACCGCCGATTTTCCGCCGGTTCCACCGCTGCAATTTGATTACACTGGGAATGTGAGCAGAGGATTGTGGCAGCCTAGCCGAGGGACTAAGGCTTATAGGCTTAGATATGGTTCTAGTGTGCAGATTGTGTTGCAAGATACCAACATTGTAACTACTGAAAATCACCCCATGCATCTCCATGGCTACCATTTCTACGTCGTTGGTTCCGGTTTTGGGAATTTTAACCCAGCCACAGATCCATCGAGGTTTAATCTCGTCGATCCACCGGTGAGAAACACCATTGGAACGCCCACCGGCGGTTGGGTCGCAATTCGTTTTATTGCTGATAATCCAG GAGCTTGGTTGATGCATTGCCATATAGACTCTCACCTTGCTTGGGGATTGGCCATGGTTTTTCTAGTTGAGAATGGCCAAGGAGAGATGCAATCTGTTCTTCCTCCACCGTTGGATCTGCCTCCTTgttaa